In Stigmatella aurantiaca, one DNA window encodes the following:
- a CDS encoding Ig-like domain-containing protein: protein MLRLDGTGSPPHSSSNHRQQGSGAALLRPLAAALVLVIGSCSPPAPEASLEPVVQRPAELAAAPGWIPAGSMTQPRFNHTATLLPDGKVLVAGGSASSGTALVNAELYDPATGTWTATGSLAEGRSLHTATLLPNGKVLVTGGVGNVHVYHASAELYDPATGTWTATGSLSRTRYGHTATLLPDGKVLVAGGSASSGTALVNAELYDPATGTWTATGSLSQARNGHTATRLSNGKVLVAGGLNISSNAVVSAELYDPAAGTWTATGALAQARSHHTATVLTDGKVLVAGGSNPFSSVPTHGEVYDPATGTWTLTRPLNQARSGHAATPLPDGRVLIAGGSTSVEVYEPATGSWTPLRPLLWPRSGITATLLPNGKVLVAGRSNDEFIRPDAELYDATTGEWADTNALAQARVDPTATLLPRGKVLVAGGDFNGTTVAQAEIYEPASGTWIGTAPLGQARSRHTALLLPQGKVLVAGGHSGTHSLTSAELYEPATGAWAPTGPLAQARERHTATLLPDGKVLVSGGLDGTHSLTSAELYDPATGTWAPTGPMTQARSSHTATLLPDGNVLVAGGLDGTNFLATAEVYNPVTGTWTATGSLVQAGAHHTATLLPEGKVLVAGGDFNSAPLPRAELYDPAAGTWSSTGSLAQAREHHTATLLHDGRVLVTGGGGGANTSLASAEVYTPGTGAWAPARAPAQARSHHTATLLPDGKVLIGSGQFNNAPLSGAELYDPVIGTWYLTGRMGQARASYAATLLTDGRVLVTGGSSSGTSLRSAELYNPATSTWTTTGPMAQARSQHTATLLPDGRVLVVGGDGTYNSPSTAEVYNPITGTWAPAGSLALSRYNHTTTVLDNGRVLVVGGFSYLASAEVYDPVTGLWAPTGAPAQEREGHTATLLPDGKVLVIGGGSYVIGAEVYNPVTGTWTPTVPMAQPRSDHTATLLTNGKVLVAGGGSNGGPVGVEVYDPATGTWASTGAMTEARIRHTATLLADGKVLVAGRGNLHYGVIPSTEVYDPATGTWARMVPMTQAREDYRLILLLDGRVLAAGGADTVATAEVYQQQGANPAWRPVIAGIFPSSPLEARSVFTVHGSRLRGLSEASSGTTSSSSSDAPLLTLSDLSRGRVLALPFQDFSRTHITAQLPPLPAGKYLLSVSVNGLAATTVLDIAAEPDTTLPTVTLTEPAEGATLTGTVTVSATALDDSAVTRVEFYDGNTLLGADTVPPFSLSWNTRTAANGPHLLTAKAFDTVGQPVTSTGVNVTLNNDLTPPTVAISAPAAGATVTGTVTATATATDNRYVDYVDFHDGARRLCRAYWTPYTCDWNTRSGPNGSRTLIVKAYDYAGNEGVATVTVTATNELTLTVALTAPAKGATLAGIVSLTATASNALGGISRVEFFVGSTQVGSDTTVPYSISYDTRNLPNGGQTLTARVYDTLGNVADSAPVNVTFNNDFLPPTVTLTAPAAGATLLGTVALSATASDNFAVTRVEFYDGAMLLQTVTAAPYGISWDTRTAPNGAHVLTAKAYDAVGHSTTSAGVSVTLNNDRVAPTVAFSAPAAGATVSGTLTLRATATDNVAVTRVEFHDGSTLLSTDTSAPYTYSWNTLTSPNGEHLLMAKAYDATGNIGIAEVAVTVNNDFTPPTVTLTAPAEGATVSGTLSLAATASDDRALTKVAFFVGNTQVGVDTAPSYTFSYNTRNLPNGAHVLTAKAYDAAGNVGTSAPVNVTFENDFTPPTVTLTAPAEGDTLTGTVVLSATASADRALSRVAFFVGTTQVGSDSTAPYSYSYNTRGLSNGAKVLTAKAYDSLGNVGTSAPVNVTFSNDLTVPTTSLTSPASGSTVSGVVQIEAIASDGQSTIAKVDFYQGALLLGTDTTAPYSWSWDTTKASTGNQTLKSRAWDAAGNSAYSSNVTVTVTR from the coding sequence ATGCTTCGACTCGATGGGACAGGTTCGCCGCCACACTCCTCGTCCAACCACCGTCAGCAGGGGAGTGGCGCAGCGCTCCTGAGGCCTCTGGCGGCAGCGCTCGTCCTCGTCATCGGCTCGTGCAGCCCGCCGGCCCCGGAGGCCTCGCTCGAACCGGTTGTGCAACGCCCCGCCGAGCTCGCTGCCGCTCCCGGCTGGATTCCCGCGGGCTCGATGACCCAGCCTCGCTTCAATCACACGGCCACGCTGCTCCCTGATGGCAAGGTGCTCGTCGCCGGCGGCAGCGCCTCCAGCGGCACCGCCCTCGTCAACGCTGAACTCTACGATCCGGCCACCGGGACCTGGACTGCCACGGGCTCTCTGGCCGAGGGGCGCTCCCTGCACACGGCCACCCTGCTGCCCAATGGCAAGGTGCTCGTCACCGGGGGCGTCGGCAACGTCCACGTCTACCATGCCAGCGCCGAGCTGTATGACCCGGCCACCGGGACCTGGACTGCCACGGGCTCCCTCTCCCGGACTCGCTACGGGCACACGGCCACGCTGCTCCCTGATGGCAAGGTGCTCGTCGCCGGCGGCAGCGCCTCCAGCGGCACCGCCCTCGTCAACGCTGAACTCTACGATCCGGCCACCGGGACCTGGACTGCCACGGGCTCCCTCTCCCAGGCGCGTAACGGGCACACGGCCACACGGCTCTCCAATGGCAAGGTGCTCGTCGCCGGCGGCCTCAACATCTCCTCCAACGCCGTCGTCAGCGCCGAGCTCTACGATCCGGCCGCCGGAACCTGGACCGCCACGGGGGCACTGGCCCAGGCTCGCTCCCACCACACGGCCACGGTGCTGACCGATGGCAAGGTGCTCGTCGCGGGCGGTTCCAATCCCTTCTCCAGCGTCCCCACTCACGGCGAGGTGTATGACCCGGCCACCGGCACCTGGACGCTCACACGCCCGCTGAATCAGGCTCGCTCCGGGCACGCGGCCACGCCGCTGCCCGACGGCAGGGTGCTCATCGCTGGCGGCTCGACCAGCGTCGAGGTCTACGAGCCGGCCACTGGCTCCTGGACTCCCCTGCGCCCGCTCCTCTGGCCTCGCTCCGGCATCACGGCCACGCTGCTGCCCAATGGCAAGGTGCTCGTCGCGGGCCGGAGCAACGACGAGTTCATCCGCCCCGACGCCGAGCTGTACGACGCCACCACCGGTGAGTGGGCTGATACCAACGCACTGGCTCAGGCGCGCGTGGACCCTACGGCCACCCTGCTGCCCCGGGGCAAGGTGCTCGTGGCCGGCGGTGACTTCAACGGCACTACCGTGGCCCAGGCCGAGATCTACGAGCCGGCCAGCGGCACCTGGATCGGCACGGCACCTCTGGGCCAGGCCCGCTCCCGTCACACGGCCCTGTTGCTGCCGCAGGGCAAGGTGCTCGTGGCTGGTGGCCACTCGGGCACCCACTCCCTCACCAGCGCCGAGTTGTACGAGCCCGCCACCGGCGCCTGGGCTCCCACGGGTCCCCTGGCCCAGGCGCGTGAGCGTCACACGGCCACGCTGCTGCCCGACGGCAAGGTGCTCGTCTCGGGTGGACTCGATGGCACCCACTCCCTCACCAGCGCTGAACTCTATGATCCGGCCACTGGAACCTGGGCTCCCACGGGCCCCATGACCCAGGCTCGCTCCAGCCACACCGCCACGCTGCTGCCGGACGGCAATGTGCTCGTGGCCGGAGGCCTCGATGGCACGAACTTCCTTGCCACCGCCGAGGTGTACAACCCCGTCACCGGCACCTGGACCGCCACAGGCTCCCTGGTCCAGGCGGGTGCTCACCACACGGCCACGCTGCTGCCCGAGGGCAAGGTGCTCGTCGCGGGCGGCGACTTCAACAGCGCGCCCCTCCCCCGCGCCGAGCTCTACGATCCGGCCGCTGGAACCTGGAGCTCCACGGGCTCCCTGGCCCAGGCCCGTGAACACCACACGGCCACGCTGCTGCACGATGGCAGGGTGCTCGTCACGGGCGGCGGTGGCGGCGCCAACACCTCCCTGGCCAGCGCCGAGGTGTACACGCCAGGCACCGGCGCCTGGGCCCCCGCGCGCGCGCCCGCCCAAGCTCGCTCTCACCACACGGCCACCCTTCTGCCCGATGGCAAGGTGCTCATCGGCAGCGGCCAGTTCAACAACGCGCCCCTCTCCGGGGCCGAGCTCTACGATCCGGTCATTGGCACCTGGTATCTCACCGGCCGCATGGGCCAGGCTCGCGCCTCCTACGCGGCCACGCTGCTGACCGATGGCAGGGTGCTCGTCACGGGCGGCTCCTCCAGCGGTACCTCCCTCCGCAGCGCCGAGCTCTACAATCCAGCCACCAGTACCTGGACCACCACGGGCCCGATGGCCCAGGCCCGCTCCCAGCACACGGCGACGCTGCTGCCCGATGGCAGGGTGCTCGTCGTCGGCGGCGATGGCACCTACAACAGTCCGTCCACCGCCGAGGTGTACAACCCGATTACCGGCACCTGGGCCCCTGCGGGCTCCCTGGCCTTGTCTCGCTACAATCACACGACCACGGTGCTGGACAATGGCAGGGTGCTCGTCGTCGGGGGATTCAGCTACCTCGCCAGCGCCGAGGTGTACGACCCGGTTACCGGCCTCTGGGCTCCCACGGGAGCACCGGCACAGGAGCGTGAGGGTCACACGGCCACCCTTCTGCCCGATGGCAAGGTGCTCGTCATCGGGGGAGGGAGCTACGTTATCGGCGCCGAGGTGTACAACCCGGTTACCGGCACCTGGACTCCCACCGTCCCCATGGCGCAGCCTCGCTCCGACCACACGGCCACGCTACTGACCAATGGCAAGGTGCTCGTCGCCGGGGGAGGGAGCAATGGCGGCCCCGTTGGCGTCGAGGTGTACGACCCGGCCACCGGCACCTGGGCCTCCACGGGTGCAATGACCGAGGCTCGCATTAGACACACGGCCACGCTGCTGGCTGACGGCAAGGTGCTCGTCGCTGGCCGCGGAAACCTCCACTACGGCGTCATCCCCAGCACCGAGGTGTACGATCCAGCCACCGGCACCTGGGCCCGCATGGTTCCCATGACCCAGGCTCGCGAGGACTACAGACTCATCCTGCTACTCGACGGCAGGGTGCTCGCTGCCGGCGGTGCCGACACTGTGGCTACCGCTGAGGTGTACCAGCAGCAGGGGGCCAACCCTGCCTGGCGGCCCGTCATTGCGGGCATCTTCCCCAGCAGCCCGCTGGAGGCCAGGAGTGTCTTTACCGTGCACGGCTCACGCTTGCGCGGGCTGTCAGAGGCGAGCAGCGGCACCACCTCGTCCTCGTCGAGCGACGCCCCCCTGCTGACCCTGAGCGATCTCTCGCGAGGCCGGGTGCTGGCCTTGCCCTTCCAGGACTTTTCACGCACGCACATCACCGCCCAGCTCCCCCCGCTGCCCGCCGGTAAGTACCTGCTGTCCGTCAGCGTCAACGGGCTAGCCGCCACCACGGTGCTCGACATCGCCGCAGAGCCGGACACCACGCTGCCCACGGTGACACTCACCGAGCCGGCCGAGGGCGCGACGCTGACTGGGACCGTGACTGTCTCGGCCACAGCCCTGGACGACAGCGCTGTCACCCGCGTCGAGTTCTACGACGGCAACACGCTGCTGGGGGCAGACACAGTCCCCCCCTTCAGCCTCTCCTGGAACACGAGGACGGCGGCCAATGGCCCCCACCTGCTCACGGCGAAGGCCTTTGACACCGTGGGGCAGCCGGTAACCTCGACCGGAGTGAATGTGACGCTGAACAACGATCTGACCCCGCCCACCGTGGCCATCTCCGCCCCCGCGGCGGGCGCCACCGTGACGGGCACCGTGACCGCCACCGCGACAGCCACGGACAACCGGTACGTCGACTACGTCGACTTCCATGACGGTGCCAGGCGGCTGTGCCGCGCCTACTGGACCCCGTACACCTGCGACTGGAACACGCGCTCAGGGCCCAACGGTTCTCGCACGCTCATCGTGAAGGCGTATGACTACGCAGGCAATGAGGGCGTCGCCACGGTGACGGTGACGGCCACCAACGAGCTCACGCTCACGGTGGCGCTCACCGCTCCAGCCAAGGGCGCGACGCTGGCCGGCATCGTCTCCCTCACGGCCACGGCCAGCAACGCTCTGGGGGGCATCTCCCGGGTGGAGTTCTTCGTGGGCAGCACGCAGGTGGGCTCCGACACCACGGTCCCGTACTCCATCAGCTACGACACCCGGAATCTGCCCAACGGCGGCCAGACGCTCACGGCCCGGGTGTATGACACCCTGGGCAATGTGGCGGACTCCGCCCCCGTGAACGTGACCTTCAACAATGACTTCCTCCCGCCCACGGTGACACTCACCGCGCCAGCGGCGGGCGCGACGCTCTTGGGGACCGTGGCCCTCTCGGCCACAGCCTCCGACAACTTCGCGGTCACCCGGGTCGAGTTCTACGACGGAGCGATGCTGCTACAGACGGTCACCGCCGCTCCCTATGGCATCTCCTGGGACACGAGGACCGCGCCCAATGGTGCCCACGTGCTCACCGCGAAGGCTTATGACGCCGTGGGACACTCCACCACCTCGGCCGGAGTGAGCGTGACGCTGAACAACGATCGGGTCGCACCTACCGTGGCCTTCTCCGCCCCCGCGGCAGGAGCCACGGTGAGTGGCACCCTCACCCTGAGGGCAACCGCCACGGACAACGTGGCCGTCACCCGCGTCGAGTTCCATGACGGCAGCACCCTGTTGAGCACCGACACCTCCGCGCCCTACACCTATAGCTGGAACACGCTCACGAGCCCCAACGGGGAGCACCTGCTCATGGCGAAGGCGTATGACGCCACGGGGAACATCGGCATCGCCGAGGTGGCGGTGACGGTGAACAACGACTTCACCCCGCCCACCGTGACACTCACCGCGCCGGCCGAAGGCGCCACGGTGAGCGGCACCCTCTCTCTTGCGGCGACGGCCAGTGACGACCGGGCCCTGACCAAGGTGGCCTTCTTCGTCGGTAACACCCAGGTGGGCGTGGACACCGCGCCGTCCTACACCTTCAGCTACAACACCCGGAACCTGCCCAACGGAGCCCATGTCCTCACCGCCAAGGCCTATGACGCCGCGGGCAACGTGGGCACCTCCGCTCCGGTGAACGTCACCTTCGAGAATGACTTCACCCCGCCCACGGTGACACTCACCGCGCCGGCCGAGGGCGACACGCTCACCGGCACCGTCGTCCTCTCGGCCACCGCCAGTGCCGACCGAGCCCTGAGCAGGGTGGCCTTCTTCGTGGGCACCACCCAGGTGGGGAGCGACAGCACAGCGCCCTACTCCTACAGCTACAACACCCGGGGCCTGTCCAATGGAGCCAAGGTCCTCACCGCCAAGGCCTATGACAGCCTGGGCAATGTGGGCACCTCCGCTCCGGTGAACGTCACGTTCTCCAATGACCTTACCGTGCCGACGACGTCCCTCACTTCGCCGGCCAGTGGCTCCACGGTCTCTGGCGTGGTGCAGATCGAAGCGATCGCGAGTGACGGCCAGAGCACCATCGCCAAGGTGGACTTCTACCAGGGCGCCCTGCTGCTGGGCACCGACACCACAGCGCCATACTCCTGGTCCTGGGACACCACCAAGGCCTCCACTGGCAACCAGACGCTGAAGTCACGGGCGTGGGATGCGGCCGGCAACTCGGCCTACAGCTCTAATGTCACGGTGACAGTGACTCGCTAG
- a CDS encoding type II toxin-antitoxin system PemK/MazF family toxin: protein MKTDTGEHPGTPPVRIHRGDIFWLGPDDSRGPVPAYSHPHVVVQDDVFNHSRITTVVVCALTSNLHRATEPGNVLLEVGEGNLPKQSVVVVSQISSVDKARLGERIGSLSSTRVDQILAGLRFQQVSFFNR from the coding sequence ATGAAGACGGATACAGGAGAGCATCCAGGCACACCTCCCGTGAGAATCCACCGCGGAGATATCTTCTGGCTCGGGCCCGATGACTCAAGGGGCCCTGTCCCGGCTTATTCCCATCCCCACGTGGTGGTTCAGGACGACGTCTTCAACCACTCGCGCATCACCACCGTGGTCGTATGCGCACTGACGTCGAACCTGCACCGGGCCACCGAGCCAGGAAACGTTCTGCTGGAGGTGGGCGAAGGAAACCTTCCCAAGCAGAGCGTGGTGGTCGTCTCGCAGATCTCATCGGTCGACAAGGCCCGCCTGGGTGAACGCATCGGGTCCCTGTCCAGCACGCGAGTGGACCAGATTCTGGCTGGTCTGCGCTTCCAGCAGGTGTCGTTCTTCAACCGGTAG
- a CDS encoding DUSAM domain-containing protein: MTGEIDWEPIRALGQRVIERGEPLELSDEVRALLQRSAEEVALSPEDAENALRSVPTATSLLGEIRRRIREGSAQLGAATIRAYDLRDDGDLDGACRQMEEVLSVEVVPLYRERAEAMLREMTRLKSVAASGQVDLKLSDRALVPIFLHRVQQGHPLELNEGMRTFLRRSAADVGMSEAETEEALASPERAGALLGQIMGRLHEASDRLESAMDRMAELQDAGDLEGARQQIRDWLAVEVVPRFRRAAEEQLAYLDDPEPPG, from the coding sequence ATGACCGGTGAGATCGATTGGGAACCCATTCGCGCCCTGGGACAGCGCGTGATCGAGCGCGGTGAACCGCTCGAACTTTCGGACGAGGTGCGCGCTCTCTTACAGCGGTCAGCAGAAGAGGTAGCGCTCTCTCCAGAGGACGCAGAGAACGCTCTACGCAGTGTTCCCACGGCCACCTCGCTGCTGGGGGAGATCAGGCGTCGCATCCGTGAGGGCTCAGCCCAACTCGGCGCGGCCACAATCCGGGCGTATGACCTCCGGGATGATGGGGACCTGGACGGTGCGTGCAGGCAGATGGAAGAGGTGCTCTCCGTTGAGGTTGTACCGCTGTACCGGGAGCGCGCCGAAGCCATGCTCCGCGAGATGACCCGGCTCAAGTCGGTTGCCGCGAGCGGACAGGTCGATCTGAAGCTCTCCGATCGGGCTCTAGTCCCGATCTTTCTGCATCGTGTTCAGCAAGGGCACCCACTGGAACTCAACGAGGGAATGCGCACTTTCCTGCGACGGTCCGCCGCTGACGTGGGCATGAGCGAGGCCGAGACGGAAGAGGCTCTGGCAAGCCCTGAGCGCGCAGGGGCGCTTCTCGGGCAGATCATGGGGCGCCTCCATGAGGCCTCAGACCGGCTTGAGAGCGCCATGGACCGGATGGCGGAATTGCAGGACGCTGGCGATCTCGAAGGGGCACGCCAGCAAATTCGCGACTGGCTGGCAGTGGAAGTTGTCCCGAGATTCCGCCGTGCCGCCGAGGAGCAACTCGCGTACTTGGACGACCCAGAACCTCCAGGTTGA
- a CDS encoding polysaccharide lyase family 7 protein, producing the protein MPTLKQSLLIAAAATLVSVPALAQTKLGIPDENISASGSDTNLPVNANDGWLNTRWSANASEGEQWLQYDLGSCHQVAYANLAWYNGDSRKYNLRLQASADGTTWSTVFTGTNSGTTAALKPYSFGGRAARYVRVLSTGSDVNTWVSLSELEIWTNGAGNCSAPALDPGKAPGQNFDLSGYRLQTLDGSLQVKQVDPINAYTDKYFFTDGSTGAMTFSVPSGAGSTANSHYPRSELRGKATWNMGVTRTLSVSMKVLQQPATGQIIIGQIHGEQTGGSELLKLRWTNGDILMGVKKNFGDSEQRILIKSGIALGQNIDYVIKLVGSTVTVTVNGTSKSFTYNTASWSAVDLYFKLGAYSQDSEKNGTTAKVAVTALN; encoded by the coding sequence ATGCCAACGCTCAAGCAGTCCCTCCTGATCGCCGCGGCGGCCACGCTGGTGTCGGTGCCCGCGCTCGCGCAAACGAAGCTGGGCATTCCGGATGAGAACATCAGCGCCAGCGGCAGTGACACCAACCTGCCGGTCAACGCGAACGATGGGTGGCTGAACACGCGTTGGTCGGCGAACGCCAGCGAAGGCGAGCAATGGCTCCAGTACGACCTGGGCAGTTGCCACCAGGTCGCCTACGCCAACCTCGCCTGGTACAACGGCGATTCGCGCAAGTACAACCTCAGGCTCCAGGCGTCAGCGGACGGCACCACCTGGAGCACGGTGTTCACCGGCACGAACAGCGGCACGACGGCGGCGCTGAAGCCCTACAGCTTCGGCGGCCGGGCAGCCCGGTACGTGCGGGTGCTGAGCACCGGTAGCGACGTCAACACCTGGGTCAGCCTGTCGGAGCTGGAGATCTGGACGAACGGGGCGGGCAACTGCTCCGCGCCCGCGCTCGATCCGGGCAAGGCGCCGGGACAGAACTTCGATCTGTCCGGCTACCGGCTCCAGACGTTGGACGGGTCACTCCAGGTCAAGCAGGTCGACCCCATCAACGCCTACACGGACAAGTACTTCTTCACGGACGGCTCGACCGGGGCGATGACGTTCTCGGTGCCGTCGGGGGCGGGCTCGACCGCCAACTCCCACTATCCCCGCTCGGAGCTGCGAGGGAAGGCCACCTGGAACATGGGCGTGACGCGCACGCTCTCCGTGTCGATGAAGGTGCTTCAGCAACCGGCCACGGGACAGATCATCATCGGCCAGATCCATGGTGAGCAGACGGGCGGCTCGGAGCTGCTGAAGCTGCGCTGGACGAACGGCGACATCTTGATGGGGGTGAAGAAGAACTTCGGGGACAGCGAGCAGCGGATCCTCATCAAGAGCGGCATCGCGCTGGGGCAGAACATCGACTACGTCATCAAGCTGGTGGGCTCCACGGTGACGGTGACGGTCAACGGCACGTCGAAGTCGTTCACCTACAACACCGCGTCGTGGAGTGCCGTGGACCTGTACTTCAAGCTCGGCGCCTACTCGCAGGATTCCGAGAAGAACGGCACGACCGCCAAGGTCGCGGTGACGGCGCTGAACTAG
- a CDS encoding glycosyl hydrolase family 18 protein, with translation MLQRRQSERFFRAACAALFLTSACAPEATAPEAPDEATGTAPQAVIAGVSFKTVLGGRYVGAQNNGGGAVTATATAAQAWEKFTLDDINGGALESGDSVFITAGTGQYFQAANGGGSTLNAASWNRQGWETFRIVKKSGSGAIANGDIVGLQTVTTGHWVSAENGGGGTVFAYGGALGDWEQLTISGLSGGTTPPPTGRKRVVGYLPNWYGSYASWVGKVDFDKLTHVNLAFALGDANGQLQLAPASDLATFVNAAHAKGVKVFPSLCGGGGDDRIAPFYQPARVDAFVDHIINYVVSNNMDGIDVDVEAPDRMGAVYDTFIAKLIAKARPRGLPVTAAVSQWMQHGMSDTTLRSFDFITVMSYDNTGTWTGAGEHSSYAQAQTALNFYSNKGVANDKIVLGVPFYGYCWGNCGGSSSKYVLYKDILASYSNAPSTDWLNVNGAQYSYNGLATMRAKATLAKQYGGIMIWELAGDVSSSSEQSLLRAIDSSIR, from the coding sequence ATGCTTCAGCGTCGACAGTCAGAGCGATTCTTCCGGGCCGCGTGCGCGGCCCTGTTCCTCACGAGCGCGTGCGCCCCGGAGGCCACCGCCCCCGAGGCTCCGGACGAGGCCACCGGCACCGCCCCGCAGGCGGTCATCGCGGGGGTGAGCTTCAAGACGGTGCTCGGCGGCCGGTACGTGGGCGCGCAGAACAACGGCGGCGGCGCCGTCACCGCGACGGCGACGGCCGCGCAGGCGTGGGAGAAGTTCACCCTCGATGACATCAACGGCGGGGCGCTCGAGAGCGGGGACTCGGTCTTCATCACCGCGGGCACGGGGCAGTACTTCCAGGCCGCCAACGGCGGTGGCTCCACGCTGAACGCGGCGAGCTGGAACCGTCAGGGCTGGGAGACGTTCCGCATCGTCAAGAAGAGCGGCAGCGGGGCGATCGCCAACGGCGACATCGTCGGCCTGCAGACGGTGACGACGGGCCACTGGGTGTCCGCGGAGAACGGTGGTGGCGGCACGGTGTTCGCCTACGGCGGCGCGCTCGGCGACTGGGAGCAGCTGACCATCTCCGGCCTGTCCGGGGGCACCACGCCGCCTCCCACCGGGCGGAAGCGCGTCGTGGGCTACCTGCCGAACTGGTACGGCTCCTACGCGAGCTGGGTGGGCAAGGTGGACTTCGACAAGCTCACGCACGTGAACCTGGCGTTCGCCCTGGGCGATGCGAACGGGCAGCTCCAACTGGCGCCGGCGAGCGACCTGGCGACGTTCGTGAACGCCGCGCACGCCAAGGGCGTGAAGGTGTTCCCCTCGCTGTGCGGCGGTGGCGGCGATGACCGGATCGCGCCTTTCTACCAGCCTGCCCGGGTGGATGCCTTCGTGGACCACATCATCAACTACGTGGTCTCCAACAACATGGACGGCATCGACGTGGACGTGGAGGCGCCGGACCGCATGGGCGCGGTGTATGACACGTTCATCGCGAAGCTGATCGCCAAGGCCCGGCCGCGCGGCCTGCCGGTGACGGCGGCCGTGTCGCAGTGGATGCAGCACGGCATGTCGGACACGACGCTGCGCTCCTTCGACTTCATCACCGTCATGTCCTACGACAACACGGGCACCTGGACGGGCGCGGGCGAGCACTCCAGCTACGCGCAGGCGCAGACGGCGCTGAACTTCTATTCGAACAAGGGCGTGGCGAACGACAAGATCGTCCTCGGCGTGCCGTTCTATGGGTACTGCTGGGGCAACTGCGGCGGGTCGAGCAGCAAGTACGTGCTCTACAAGGACATCCTGGCGAGCTACTCGAACGCGCCGAGCACCGACTGGCTCAACGTGAACGGGGCCCAGTACTCGTACAACGGGCTGGCGACGATGCGCGCCAAGGCCACGCTGGCCAAGCAGTACGGCGGCATCATGATCTGGGAGCTGGCCGGAGACGTGAGCAGCTCCAGCGAGCAGTCCCTGCTGCGCGCCATCGACTCCTCGATCCGCTGA
- a CDS encoding MFS transporter → MERSEQGRAAWAELALAVGGFGIGTGEFAIMGLLPEVAGELNVTAPQAGHLISAYALGVVVGAPVLAVLTARAPRRALLMGLMAAFAAGNFASALAPGYVSLTLLRFLTGVPHGAFFGVAALVAAALAKPDGRARAVGRVMLGLTVATVLGAPLATGFGQELSWRVAYAVVGGIGAVSLGLIARFVPDLKVVEGASPLRELGALARGQVWLTLAIGSVGAGGTFAVYTYITPALTELAGLRPAVVPLVLAVFGVGMILGNVVGSWLADRALMATMGGMLVWNAVVQGSFWFTAHHAGAAAVTVLLIGCGFALVPALQTRLMDVAADAQTLAASLNHSAFNVANALGAWLGGLAISAGYGWSSTGWVGTGLALCGLAVFGVSAALQARSSKAAASF, encoded by the coding sequence GTGGAGCGGAGTGAGCAGGGAAGGGCGGCCTGGGCGGAGCTGGCCCTGGCGGTGGGCGGCTTTGGCATCGGCACGGGCGAGTTCGCCATCATGGGCCTGCTGCCCGAGGTGGCCGGGGAGCTGAACGTGACGGCGCCCCAGGCGGGGCACCTCATCAGCGCCTATGCGCTGGGCGTGGTGGTGGGCGCCCCCGTGCTCGCGGTGCTCACCGCGCGGGCGCCGCGCCGGGCGCTGCTGATGGGGCTGATGGCGGCCTTCGCGGCGGGCAACTTCGCCAGCGCGCTGGCGCCGGGGTACGTGTCCCTGACGCTGCTGCGCTTCCTGACGGGCGTGCCGCACGGGGCGTTCTTCGGCGTGGCGGCGCTGGTGGCGGCGGCGCTGGCGAAGCCGGATGGGCGGGCGCGGGCGGTGGGCCGGGTGATGCTCGGGCTGACGGTGGCGACCGTGCTGGGCGCGCCGCTGGCCACCGGGTTCGGGCAGGAGCTGAGCTGGCGCGTGGCCTACGCGGTGGTGGGCGGCATCGGCGCAGTGTCGCTGGGGCTCATCGCGCGGTTCGTGCCCGACTTGAAAGTGGTGGAGGGGGCCAGTCCCCTGCGCGAGCTGGGCGCCCTGGCCCGGGGGCAGGTGTGGCTGACGCTGGCCATTGGCTCGGTAGGCGCGGGAGGCACCTTCGCCGTGTACACGTACATCACCCCGGCGCTGACGGAGCTCGCGGGCCTGCGCCCGGCCGTGGTGCCCCTCGTGCTGGCGGTGTTCGGCGTGGGGATGATTCTCGGCAATGTCGTGGGCTCGTGGCTGGCGGACCGGGCGTTGATGGCCACCATGGGCGGGATGCTGGTGTGGAACGCGGTGGTGCAGGGCTCCTTCTGGTTCACGGCCCACCACGCTGGAGCGGCGGCGGTCACGGTGCTCCTGATTGGCTGCGGGTTCGCGCTGGTGCCCGCCCTTCAGACGCGGCTGATGGACGTGGCGGCGGACGCGCAGACCCTGGCTGCGTCGCTCAACCACTCCGCCTTCAACGTGGCGAACGCGCTGGGCGCCTGGTTGGGCGGGCTCGCAATCTCGGCGGGTTACGGCTGGTCGTCCACGGGGTGGGTGGGCACCGGGCTGGCGCTGTGCGGGCTGGCGGTGTTCGGCGTGTCGGCCGCGCTCCAGGCCCGTTCCAGCAAGGCGGCGGCCTCATTCTAA